Proteins from one Nicotiana tabacum cultivar K326 chromosome 23, ASM71507v2, whole genome shotgun sequence genomic window:
- the LOC107777965 gene encoding rhodanese-like domain-containing protein 4, chloroplastic: MEALNAASLTPLSVFSDRRNEPKKIPFKNLSNSANFSTNSSNSLEILSRKVQGGLVVLSSVFTTSLANALTYEEALQQSTTSTSTADFDANAFVETVTNFVSENPLVIAGGFAILALPLVLSQVLGNNKPNKKWGVESAKKAYAELGDDESSELLDIRGPVELRQVGSPDIRGLKKKAVSVVYKGEDKPGFLKKLALRFKEPENTTLFILDKFDGNSELVAELVTANGFKAAYAIKDGAEGPRGWKNSGLPWILPRKTLSLDLGNLSDALDGVLGDGSDAVAVGLGVAAAAGLGFLAFTEVETILQLLGSAALIQLVSTKLLFAEDRKQTLQQVDEFVTTNIAPKELAGDIKQIGMALLPTPVTSKALPAAAETTPEINSVPKPEIKVEALTGISKPLSPYPSYPDLKPPTSPMPSQPSGGAEKTETVSKVELSAESTLEINSVPKLEVKGEALTGSSKSLSPYPNYPDFKPPTSPTPSQA, from the exons ATGGAGGCTCTCAATGCAGCAAGTTTGACACCTCTTTCAGTTTTTTCTGATAGAAGAAATGAACCCAAAAAAATCCCATTCAAGAACCTTTCAAATTCAGCCAATTTTAGCACCAATTCATCAAATTCACTAGAGATTCTATCAAGAAAAGTTCAAGGGGGTCTAGTAGTACTTTCCTCAGTTTTCACTACAAGTTTAGCTAATGCATTAACATATGAAGAGGCACTTCAGCAATCAACTACTAGTACTTCAACAGCTGATTTTGATGCAAATGCCTTTGTTGAAACTGTGACAAATTTTGTATCTGAAAATCCTTTAGTCATAGCTGGTGGTTTTGCTATTTTGGCTTTGCCATTGGTTCTGTCTCAGGTGCTTGGTAATAATAAGCCTAATAAGAAATGGGGTGTTGAGTCTGCTAAAAAAGCTTATGCTGAATTGGGAGATGATGAGAGTTCAGAATTACTTGATATAAGGGGACCTGTGGAATTGAGGCAAGTGGGAAGTCCAGATATAAGGGGTTTGAAGAAGAAGGCAGTTTCAGTTGTTTATAAAGGTGAAGATAAGCCAGGGTTCTTAAAGAAGCTAGCTTTGAGGTTCAAGGAGCCAGAGAATACTACATTGTTCATTCTAGACAA ATTTGATGGGAACTCTGAATTGGTAGCGGAGCTTGTCACAGCTAATGGTTTTAAAGCTGCATATGCAATTAAAGATGGCGCTGAAGGACCGCGAGGATGGAAG AATAGTGGCCTTCCTTGGATACTTCCGAGGAAAACATTAAGTCTTGATCTCGGCAATCTGTCTGATGCTCTTGATGGTGTTCTTGGG GATGGTTCTGATGCTGTTGCAGTAGGTTTAGGTGTAGCTGCAGCTGCCGGGTTAGGATTTTTGGCGTTCACAGAG GTAGAAACGATTCTCCAACTGTTAGGCTCAGCTGCACTTATCCAACTGGTCAGCACGAAACTTCTATTTGCAGAG GACAGAAAGCAAACTCTGCAACAAGTTGATGAGTTCGTCACCACCAACATTGCTCCAAAGGAGCTTGCAGGTGATATTAAG CAAATAGGGATGGCTCTTCTTCCGACGCCCGTGACTAGCAAGGCTCTACCTGCAGCTGCAGAGACAACTCCAGAAATCAATTCAGTCCCTAAACCAGAAATCAAAGTAGAAGCTCTAACTGGAATTTCAAAGCCACTTTCACCATATCCTAGT TATCCTGATCTCAAGCCTCCAACATCGCCGATGCCTTCACAACCTAGTGGCGGTGCGGAGAAAACTGAAACAGTTTCCAAGGTAGAATTATCTGCTGAGTCTACTCTGGAAATCAATTCGGTCCCTAAACTAGAAGTCAAAGGAGAGGCACTAACTGGAAGTTCAAAGTCACTTTCTCCATATCCTAAT TATCCTGATTTCAAGCCTCCAACATCACCAACGCCTTCACAAGCATAA